In one Arenibacter antarcticus genomic region, the following are encoded:
- a CDS encoding ParA family protein: METKIISIVGEKGGIGKTTLNLILASNLHYAKGKKVVLLDGDNPQYSIYKKRQRELNLLEASEIKELELYPIERVTVESLQETIMKYYGLIDYIILDLPGSLNIEMVRGLLYVEHIFIPFSHDELEIDSTSNFYFTLKNNFLDNEERVLKSVNLFFNKYKLVRKNKFSLLRQQFEQAGIPMMQSVVKDRTIYKEQYRNTLYPIPENKEDGELDIKRFFEEVEQLSN; the protein is encoded by the coding sequence ATGGAAACAAAAATAATTAGTATCGTAGGTGAAAAAGGGGGGATCGGAAAAACAACTTTAAACCTAATCCTTGCCTCCAATCTTCATTATGCAAAAGGGAAAAAGGTGGTGCTCCTTGACGGGGACAATCCACAGTATTCAATCTATAAAAAAAGACAGCGTGAACTTAATCTTTTGGAGGCTTCAGAAATCAAGGAATTAGAGCTTTACCCCATCGAACGGGTAACAGTGGAATCTCTCCAAGAAACTATTATGAAATATTACGGTCTAATAGATTACATCATTCTAGATCTACCGGGAAGTCTCAACATAGAAATGGTAAGGGGTCTTTTATATGTCGAGCATATTTTCATCCCCTTTAGCCACGACGAACTGGAGATAGACAGCACCTCTAATTTCTATTTTACCTTAAAGAACAACTTTCTGGACAATGAGGAGCGCGTACTCAAAAGTGTCAACTTATTTTTCAACAAATATAAATTGGTAAGAAAAAACAAGTTTTCACTACTCCGCCAACAATTCGAACAAGCCGGTATCCCCATGATGCAAAGTGTGGTCAAGGACAGGACTATTTACAAGGAACAATATCGGAACACGCTCTACCCTATTCCAGAAAACAAGGAAGACGGCGAGTTGGATATCAAAAGATTCTTCGAAGAAGTAGAACAGTTATCAAATTAA
- a CDS encoding DUF4133 domain-containing protein: MENCHIPIKKGLQKEVYYKGLNAKYIFYCIYLGTAAIIIGLVLSVFISMFLAMLITGIAIVIVFLILLFYSRTYGANGFIKKLADASKPDSIKITNDFKNLLLWENR, translated from the coding sequence ATGGAAAATTGCCACATTCCTATAAAGAAAGGGCTGCAAAAAGAGGTGTATTACAAAGGCCTCAATGCAAAGTACATTTTTTACTGCATTTACCTTGGTACAGCAGCAATCATAATCGGCCTTGTCCTATCCGTATTCATATCCATGTTCTTGGCCATGCTGATTACTGGCATAGCAATAGTCATCGTATTCTTGATCCTGCTGTTTTACTCTAGGACCTACGGCGCCAATGGTTTCATAAAAAAACTGGCCGATGCTTCCAAACCCGATTCCATCAAAATAACCAATGACTTCAAAAATCTATTGCTATGGGAAAACAGGTAA
- a CDS encoding TraG family conjugative transposon ATPase, translating to MGKQVTLWDAFPIYGYERKALISKEKGCLTIPLQLILPEVFTLDARDYEILHELFLNIINILGPNRLLHRQDFFLQENYTPISERLQGDMMERANEKHFMSRPYLVGTHYLYISVVPENYINYSSKRVNSFLDKTRSFYLTQTIPEEFIHSSILSDFEGQVQNVNNLINSSGLIESTILDYDDLFSQNGLYAKYFGLTENNANLVDVDFDNNTIHIGNKQGQFFTLENLDQFSKDHISTHELYGKFTTRQNRFPIGNLFSLGFKVPHEHIINQYIYIPNQEKVLLGLRNKAKSFQRFGSGKKDDSNAIYADQIYDYTKDILENHKETVFYHLNVFGFEETWNRQRQMENSITGAFKKLKINAKQNTIDRKNLFFAGVAGNAIGISSDMYMPVPSDMASALLYFEGGYKDATRAVDGLKLVDRVSGQPISVSVYREPEKKDWIFNRGMLVASGSGGGKSYLANHYFASELRQGAEVVIMEDGNSYDRLTELFGGVTLQHHDENPFTFNPFLLDKHDSQESYIKLKTLTEGKLIYLVTLLKLIIGHDGNIGRLEITNTVLEFLVTDYYQWMWNNGNNNFKFDTFFEYCKCHIVTYIKTKRIPKEKFDPNVFMFLLEKYYANGSRGNLLNKLDDRISSLSDEKIIYFKLGKLIDNELLFPITALMIMEIFNKKMHDPSKLSINKILAVDEAWKALVKPELVHYFNSQSRMARKMGGQPIFISQKVDDFISSEIIKNAIVVNSHIKVFLDMRDFVQSFDKIQSLMGLGEKQKQLILSLNKDLPKDRKFREVAFCWMDKVKVYGVETSLEEKCIYETNPIESEKIKRLHDRNHKNWELTAKAYAFDNTPKN from the coding sequence ATGGGAAAACAGGTAACACTTTGGGATGCATTCCCCATTTACGGATACGAGAGGAAGGCCTTAATATCAAAGGAAAAGGGATGTTTGACCATTCCATTACAACTTATCCTCCCAGAGGTGTTCACCTTGGATGCTAGAGATTATGAAATCCTCCATGAACTTTTTTTGAACATCATAAATATATTAGGACCAAATAGACTCTTACATAGGCAAGATTTCTTCCTCCAGGAAAACTATACCCCAATTTCAGAAAGATTGCAGGGCGATATGATGGAAAGGGCGAATGAAAAACATTTTATGAGTCGCCCCTATTTAGTTGGAACTCATTATTTATACATCAGTGTGGTCCCAGAAAATTATATCAACTACAGTTCCAAACGGGTGAACTCCTTTTTGGACAAAACCCGAAGTTTTTATTTGACCCAAACCATTCCAGAAGAATTTATTCATAGTAGTATACTATCAGATTTTGAAGGTCAGGTACAGAACGTGAACAATCTGATCAATTCTTCCGGGCTTATAGAATCTACTATTCTAGATTACGACGACTTGTTTTCCCAAAATGGGCTCTATGCCAAATACTTTGGCCTTACGGAAAACAATGCAAATTTGGTGGATGTTGATTTTGACAATAATACCATTCATATTGGAAACAAACAAGGACAGTTTTTTACTCTGGAAAACCTAGACCAGTTTAGTAAGGATCATATCAGCACTCATGAGTTATATGGAAAATTCACTACCCGACAAAACCGGTTTCCAATAGGCAATCTCTTTTCATTAGGTTTCAAGGTCCCTCATGAACATATTATCAATCAATACATCTACATTCCTAATCAAGAAAAAGTCCTATTAGGATTGCGGAACAAAGCCAAAAGCTTTCAACGTTTCGGTAGTGGTAAAAAGGATGACAGCAATGCCATCTATGCGGATCAGATCTATGATTATACCAAAGATATACTAGAAAATCATAAGGAAACTGTTTTTTACCATCTCAATGTTTTTGGTTTTGAGGAAACATGGAATCGGCAAAGGCAAATGGAAAACTCCATTACTGGCGCATTCAAAAAACTAAAGATAAATGCGAAGCAAAACACCATAGACCGAAAGAACCTATTCTTTGCTGGGGTAGCCGGAAACGCCATTGGAATATCTTCTGATATGTATATGCCTGTGCCAAGTGATATGGCTTCGGCCCTACTCTATTTTGAGGGTGGTTATAAGGATGCTACCAGGGCCGTTGATGGGTTGAAATTGGTGGACCGTGTTTCTGGCCAACCAATTTCAGTTTCTGTGTACAGGGAACCGGAAAAAAAAGATTGGATATTCAATCGGGGAATGCTGGTCGCCTCTGGATCAGGCGGTGGTAAATCTTATCTGGCCAATCATTATTTTGCTTCCGAACTAAGGCAGGGTGCAGAAGTCGTAATTATGGAGGATGGCAACTCATACGATCGACTTACTGAGTTATTTGGTGGAGTCACCCTGCAACACCACGATGAAAACCCGTTTACCTTCAATCCTTTTCTATTGGACAAACATGATTCTCAAGAAAGCTACATCAAACTCAAAACTTTAACGGAAGGCAAGCTGATTTACCTTGTAACCCTTCTAAAATTGATTATTGGGCACGATGGAAATATAGGCAGATTGGAAATAACAAATACTGTTCTAGAATTTTTGGTAACCGACTATTACCAATGGATGTGGAATAACGGAAACAACAATTTTAAGTTCGACACTTTTTTCGAATACTGTAAATGTCACATTGTAACATATATTAAAACTAAAAGAATCCCAAAGGAAAAGTTCGATCCCAATGTATTTATGTTCCTGCTGGAGAAATACTATGCCAATGGTTCAAGAGGAAACTTACTGAACAAACTAGACGACCGGATTTCCAGTTTAAGCGATGAGAAGATTATTTATTTCAAATTAGGTAAACTGATTGACAACGAGCTGCTTTTTCCTATTACCGCTCTAATGATTATGGAAATCTTCAACAAAAAGATGCACGACCCCTCAAAATTATCCATAAATAAAATATTGGCGGTGGATGAAGCCTGGAAAGCTCTGGTTAAACCAGAATTGGTACATTACTTTAACAGCCAGTCCAGGATGGCTCGAAAGATGGGTGGCCAACCGATCTTTATTTCCCAAAAAGTTGATGATTTCATCTCTTCTGAAATCATCAAAAATGCCATAGTCGTCAATTCACATATAAAGGTGTTTTTGGATATGCGTGACTTTGTACAATCCTTTGATAAAATACAGTCCCTAATGGGATTAGGTGAAAAACAGAAACAACTCATTCTGTCTCTCAATAAAGATCTACCAAAAGACAGGAAATTTCGCGAGGTCGCATTTTGTTGGATGGACAAGGTAAAGGTGTATGGCGTAGAAACCTCTTTGGAAGAAAAATGCATCTATGAGACCAACCCCATTGAGAGTGAAAAGATCAAACGACTACACGATAGAAATCATAAAAACTGGGAATTAACAGCAAAGGCGTACGCTTTTGACAATACTCCAAAAAACTAA
- a CDS encoding type IV secretion system protein, which produces MNNTDKGIRETVNELFDQYILDAYEVVDPMIEIGQVFACIGICLVGLLVFLNKDKRADIFEHLRWVPLAFVLFNYRALTRTILEFYQGIGMSLRANDISWDVLHIKILVAQTKSMVDYGVSYLLLQGDPEALQALILGAITSGVTAIASVISAVVFVGIKAMSVIYLFVLIIFGPLNIGLSFIPIFSGMWKAWLQKFMSVCLWIPMLYLIDNFMLHVLDKLIDSLLSEGDANLGLVLTSGLLMLMNVFVYLKAPTLANFIVQGMNVSANQLKEQTKHYVKKAAQTTVDAKTGGATKGVRTLIQ; this is translated from the coding sequence ATGAATAATACAGACAAAGGAATACGGGAAACGGTCAATGAACTTTTTGACCAATACATTTTAGATGCCTACGAAGTGGTAGACCCTATGATAGAAATCGGTCAAGTTTTCGCGTGCATAGGTATTTGTTTAGTGGGTCTTCTTGTTTTTCTGAACAAGGATAAGCGAGCTGATATTTTCGAACATCTCAGATGGGTTCCATTGGCTTTTGTCCTATTTAATTATCGAGCACTAACTAGGACGATTCTTGAGTTCTACCAAGGAATTGGAATGTCGCTAAGGGCAAACGATATTTCATGGGATGTTCTCCATATCAAAATACTTGTGGCCCAGACGAAATCTATGGTAGATTATGGTGTATCCTACCTGCTTCTACAAGGTGATCCAGAGGCTTTACAAGCCCTCATTCTCGGTGCTATTACTTCTGGGGTTACAGCAATTGCATCTGTCATATCCGCAGTCGTATTCGTGGGAATAAAAGCGATGTCTGTAATCTATTTGTTCGTGCTGATAATATTCGGGCCATTAAATATAGGATTGTCATTCATTCCTATATTTTCCGGAATGTGGAAGGCATGGCTACAAAAATTCATGAGTGTCTGCCTATGGATTCCTATGCTCTATCTCATAGATAACTTTATGCTCCACGTGTTGGATAAATTAATAGACTCATTACTGTCTGAAGGAGATGCGAATCTAGGTTTAGTGCTCACTAGCGGTTTGTTGATGCTGATGAACGTCTTTGTTTATCTAAAAGCTCCGACGTTAGCCAATTTCATTGTACAGGGAATGAACGTCAGTGCCAATCAATTAAAAGAGCAGACCAAACACTATGTCAAAAAAGCAGCACAAACAACGGTTGATGCAAAGACTGGAGGAGCTACAAAAGGGGTAAGAACCTTAATACAATAA
- the traM gene encoding conjugative transposon protein TraM: MNYKIEKFNLWIKRHRLFAFSAPIILLLAVFFVMTSTSTMSIDKQYSIPEDAYNNTLPDHNKQLDVAKPNDIYKKSLKDSLDQLRSKGLFKSILETTKENDSLERILEELNNFSLSEKENNDTTRTKTISYSESNNSKTTATQEKLEYRNLLIQARDQRQARSQDYSAPYTEPSTTTNSDPISFDAAIYRDQFILPGNRVTLILKDDIHFKGRRFSKNTFVFATANVQGSRVLLEITNIDNTAMALTAIDQEDGMIGLHNERAGQLLQEFKADIQQQGVKELSEAVGEAIEIPLAQNLLRSFGNFFHKKKYKQRDKILLVNGDRVFLTQKKP; encoded by the coding sequence ATGAACTACAAAATTGAAAAATTTAATCTCTGGATAAAACGACATAGGCTGTTTGCATTCTCTGCCCCTATTATCCTATTATTGGCTGTGTTCTTTGTGATGACTAGTACCAGTACAATGAGTATAGACAAACAATACAGTATTCCAGAAGATGCGTACAACAATACTTTGCCGGATCACAACAAACAACTCGATGTTGCTAAACCTAACGATATCTATAAGAAGTCCCTCAAAGATTCACTAGATCAATTGCGGTCAAAAGGCCTCTTCAAAAGCATATTAGAAACAACAAAGGAAAATGATTCACTAGAACGTATTTTGGAGGAACTCAATAACTTTTCTTTGAGCGAAAAGGAAAACAATGACACTACAAGAACCAAAACTATATCATATTCCGAGTCCAATAATTCCAAAACCACAGCGACTCAAGAAAAACTAGAATATAGAAACTTATTGATACAGGCAAGGGATCAACGTCAAGCCCGCAGTCAGGATTACTCCGCACCTTACACGGAACCTTCAACTACCACCAACAGCGACCCAATATCATTTGATGCAGCTATTTACCGTGATCAGTTTATCTTACCAGGTAACAGGGTCACCCTGATCTTGAAAGATGATATCCACTTTAAGGGTAGACGGTTCTCAAAGAATACATTTGTTTTTGCCACCGCCAACGTACAGGGATCAAGGGTATTGTTAGAGATAACCAATATAGATAATACAGCAATGGCTTTGACCGCAATCGATCAGGAAGATGGCATGATCGGACTGCATAATGAGCGTGCAGGACAATTATTGCAGGAGTTCAAAGCCGACATTCAACAACAAGGTGTAAAGGAATTATCGGAAGCTGTCGGAGAAGCTATAGAAATACCATTGGCACAAAATCTACTGCGTTCATTTGGAAACTTTTTCCATAAGAAAAAATACAAACAGAGAGACAAGATTCTTTTGGTAAATGGAGACCGTGTATTTCTAACACAAAAAAAACCATAA
- a CDS encoding DUF4138 domain-containing protein, translating to MKALLLLSAILTVYSLSGQTFSDTLQISKDFKTILIFPENISESSIGNDFGFIVDLPKPEGGKYSGRILKLYYDELAVENENVTNYLVITDSGNVYDFILELVAVPQKTTWYITQEMAVANIGGKPMDKSNEDVLQKIRTEEQYNKITKKDSISYASRLSKTKTDVSKDSATKELYQSDPFEYYRLRCYYMQFDKAKISRYFSRLDNVFLWLKGVYYNEDELYFQYRIENKEGLDMDINFIKHQIATNYKNSSSNQKMELNPVFVYKQPKTVAGKSENHFVVVFKKFALDEKKEVVVELDEESGNRNFSLSIGHEIINNPIHF from the coding sequence ATGAAGGCACTATTACTCCTATCGGCCATATTAACTGTGTACTCATTGAGTGGCCAAACATTCAGTGATACGTTGCAGATATCAAAGGATTTTAAGACGATTCTGATATTTCCTGAAAACATTTCGGAAAGCAGTATTGGCAACGATTTTGGTTTTATTGTGGACTTACCAAAACCGGAAGGGGGCAAATATAGTGGCAGGATACTGAAATTGTATTACGATGAACTCGCCGTCGAAAATGAAAATGTAACCAACTATTTGGTCATTACCGATTCTGGAAACGTGTACGATTTCATATTAGAACTAGTTGCGGTTCCCCAAAAAACGACCTGGTATATCACTCAGGAAATGGCCGTTGCCAACATTGGGGGTAAACCAATGGATAAAAGTAATGAAGATGTACTTCAGAAAATCAGAACTGAGGAACAGTATAATAAAATCACAAAAAAAGACTCCATATCCTACGCAAGTAGACTTTCTAAAACAAAAACTGATGTATCCAAAGATAGCGCCACCAAAGAGCTGTACCAATCCGACCCCTTCGAATATTATCGACTTCGGTGTTATTACATGCAATTTGACAAGGCTAAAATCAGTCGTTATTTCTCTAGGTTGGACAATGTTTTCTTGTGGTTAAAAGGTGTTTATTATAATGAGGACGAGCTTTATTTTCAGTATCGGATAGAAAACAAAGAAGGCCTTGATATGGACATCAATTTCATAAAGCATCAAATTGCAACCAACTATAAAAATAGTAGTAGTAATCAAAAGATGGAACTGAATCCAGTTTTTGTATACAAACAACCTAAAACCGTCGCAGGAAAAAGTGAGAACCATTTCGTAGTGGTTTTTAAAAAATTTGCTCTGGATGAGAAAAAAGAGGTCGTAGTGGAATTGGATGAGGAATCTGGCAATCGCAATTTCTCATTAAGCATAGGCCATGAAATTATTAATAACCCCATACACTTTTAA
- a CDS encoding conjugal transfer protein TraO, with protein MRNTITILALFITSLGNSQSNNYASSVGLSGGYAEDGYGIMATLNYHVNRDRYVQLSIFAAIAEDKGSFDIPYNIFTVQPGYFLKIWEQKNFKRYAVNIGGGGVFGYEIINNGNNILTNGAILDAKSKFIYGLFLGIEGEITLSNDFSLLIKANEYYHSNSDVGQFYPYAGIGLRYFIF; from the coding sequence ATGAGGAACACTATAACAATTTTAGCTCTTTTTATTACCTCATTGGGAAACTCACAAAGTAACAATTACGCTTCGTCGGTTGGTCTAAGCGGGGGTTATGCCGAGGATGGTTACGGTATAATGGCCACGCTCAATTACCATGTGAACCGAGATCGATATGTACAATTGAGCATTTTTGCTGCCATTGCTGAGGATAAGGGTTCGTTCGATATTCCTTATAACATATTCACTGTACAGCCTGGATACTTCCTGAAAATTTGGGAGCAAAAAAATTTTAAACGGTATGCAGTAAATATTGGTGGTGGTGGTGTTTTCGGATACGAAATTATCAATAACGGAAATAATATTTTAACCAATGGCGCAATTTTAGATGCCAAAAGCAAATTTATATATGGATTATTTCTAGGCATAGAAGGGGAGATAACATTAAGCAATGATTTTTCCCTATTGATAAAGGCCAACGAATATTATCATAGTAACAGCGATGTAGGTCAGTTCTATCCCTATGCTGGAATAGGGCTAAGGTATTTTATATTTTAA
- a CDS encoding TraQ conjugal transfer family protein, with the protein MKNLNNRTLYPIATVFFIFILIFACSKEFEDIILDSFEFSFTGEHNEESFIFENNRTSFTLTPEKEITTVDYFVKYSPSNIKGYFLSMEGDTIRANDTLQVKDRHWNYNYVAIDTGQHKIRFMAWDSNANKKELVLVYNAKYASFSFLLNKGLNEFIINSKNPVNVTLLRDKETEDPNNKSEFEITYQIENGTGKLYLGDKIFDAGKPFSLPKGISELSYLPETLGIHKLIITAKAPDGAKLTEELLLSVLNLNFTINTTAASSQVELDTNLAIAIDLKTQDEESDVEYEITHSFSSTSIGGGTVRDQNGGVMEPGQYRNIIPNSYNYTFTSTDLGKRKIYFTIRDSNAQTKRDSVEIEVANIPFTFSGNSESNSVYIQERTQFNFNIKSNGNTENITYKISFQILEGNGRITGVNGNVLQNSKEYGVELGNFSLFYFPESLGSHLVSFLVTDNYGQEIGPVLIDLETKQNDFTVNITPSKTSEFVNIPVNTIIDINEIPEGTNDTYEAFYSSGKNSSLRVNGTEYGPGEKFQLSPNNNNVVYLGSEAGQHNIVFSVESSANITHTASTTIGYNQIDFLFTGGSQKSDISVGEITSLNFNISESVGSSDYTMRYSMNGNALIKNENGIEVSAGNIYDVPKGNFNWSLEGTDESNIKFTFYVQNDTGLEKTVVISVNVAPKNYNFTANATQSQAYTGEIVDTNFNITELGIGGDTYVMYFSSGSNNGSFEYQGNSYAAGKSFNVPVGSFQGRYTGISESNHNIEFTVRSSSEVEKTANVNIDFEKYEEFFDLTVSQSSQDKFEDQPFLLNVVTNSTSGHDPSVRYEMTFEFASMNGGYIIHRERIYREGEVIPVEYGSVAMQFYPQIDDSFTINFRAENSTGISQTTSESIIMFKKPTVAVKGEKHNISCGGLNGCDYVVRIYTCFAANCSEAYNGATIQQVEVRIYNREARRWDTMLFNYNDAKGGGVERYFELEEEPKESKLRYQDQPYQVRVIDSNGQWSEKATGNIIRI; encoded by the coding sequence ATGAAAAATTTAAATAATCGAACATTATATCCCATAGCTACAGTGTTTTTTATATTCATCCTAATTTTCGCATGTAGCAAGGAATTTGAAGATATTATTCTGGATAGTTTTGAGTTCAGCTTTACAGGGGAACATAATGAGGAAAGCTTTATTTTTGAAAATAACCGTACATCATTCACTTTAACTCCCGAGAAGGAAATAACTACTGTAGACTATTTTGTAAAATATTCACCGAGCAATATCAAAGGCTACTTTCTGTCCATGGAAGGCGATACTATCAGAGCCAATGACACGTTGCAAGTAAAAGATCGACATTGGAACTACAATTATGTCGCTATTGATACCGGGCAGCATAAAATAAGGTTTATGGCGTGGGATTCGAACGCCAACAAAAAGGAACTTGTACTAGTATACAATGCCAAATACGCCAGTTTTAGCTTTTTGCTCAACAAAGGGTTGAATGAGTTTATCATTAATTCTAAAAATCCAGTTAATGTCACACTGTTACGGGACAAGGAAACGGAAGATCCAAACAATAAAAGCGAATTTGAAATTACCTATCAAATAGAAAATGGAACGGGAAAACTGTATTTGGGAGATAAAATTTTTGATGCCGGAAAACCATTTTCTTTGCCTAAAGGAATTTCTGAACTAAGTTATCTTCCGGAAACCTTGGGAATACATAAACTAATTATCACGGCCAAAGCTCCCGATGGCGCTAAATTAACCGAAGAATTATTACTCTCAGTGTTGAATCTTAATTTTACGATAAATACAACGGCAGCTTCTTCACAGGTAGAACTCGACACAAATTTAGCGATTGCGATAGACCTTAAAACCCAAGATGAGGAATCTGACGTTGAATACGAAATCACACATTCCTTTTCTTCTACAAGCATTGGAGGTGGCACCGTTCGAGATCAAAATGGTGGAGTCATGGAACCTGGGCAATATAGAAATATTATTCCCAATTCTTATAATTATACCTTTACCAGTACCGACTTGGGAAAACGAAAAATATATTTTACAATTCGTGATTCCAATGCACAAACTAAAAGGGATAGTGTTGAAATTGAAGTCGCCAATATTCCTTTTACCTTTTCAGGAAATTCAGAAAGTAATTCAGTGTATATTCAGGAGCGGACCCAATTCAATTTCAACATAAAATCAAATGGAAACACTGAAAATATAACATATAAAATTTCGTTCCAGATTTTAGAAGGGAATGGAAGGATAACTGGGGTAAATGGTAATGTTTTGCAGAACTCTAAGGAGTATGGTGTTGAACTGGGTAATTTTTCATTGTTCTATTTTCCAGAGAGCTTAGGCTCTCACCTGGTTTCATTTTTAGTAACCGACAATTATGGTCAAGAGATTGGGCCTGTCTTAATAGATTTGGAAACCAAACAGAACGATTTCACGGTCAATATTACTCCTTCTAAAACTTCCGAATTTGTCAATATTCCCGTAAATACTATTATCGATATCAATGAAATACCTGAAGGAACTAACGATACCTATGAAGCATTTTATTCGTCAGGGAAAAATAGTTCGCTGCGTGTAAACGGAACTGAATATGGTCCAGGAGAAAAATTCCAGTTAAGTCCGAATAACAACAATGTCGTTTATTTAGGATCCGAAGCAGGGCAACACAACATTGTTTTTAGTGTGGAATCAAGTGCAAATATCACCCATACTGCCAGCACCACCATCGGTTACAATCAAATCGATTTTCTATTTACAGGAGGAAGTCAAAAATCGGATATTTCAGTTGGGGAAATTACATCGCTAAACTTCAATATTTCCGAAAGTGTAGGTTCTTCCGATTATACGATGCGATACAGTATGAATGGCAATGCACTAATCAAAAATGAAAATGGAATCGAAGTTAGTGCGGGTAATATCTATGATGTTCCAAAAGGAAATTTCAATTGGAGTTTAGAGGGAACGGACGAAAGTAATATCAAATTTACCTTCTATGTCCAGAACGATACAGGACTGGAGAAAACGGTTGTTATTTCAGTTAATGTTGCTCCCAAAAACTATAATTTCACAGCGAATGCCACACAATCACAGGCTTATACAGGAGAAATCGTCGATACTAATTTCAATATTACAGAATTAGGCATTGGTGGCGATACCTATGTAATGTATTTTTCATCAGGAAGCAATAACGGTAGCTTTGAATACCAAGGCAATTCCTATGCGGCAGGAAAAAGTTTTAACGTTCCTGTTGGCTCCTTCCAAGGAAGGTATACTGGAATATCTGAATCCAACCATAATATTGAATTTACGGTCAGATCATCTTCTGAAGTCGAAAAAACAGCAAATGTCAATATCGATTTTGAAAAGTATGAAGAATTTTTTGATCTTACGGTCAGCCAATCGTCTCAAGACAAATTTGAGGATCAACCCTTTCTATTGAATGTGGTTACAAATTCCACTTCTGGACACGATCCATCTGTTCGGTACGAAATGACTTTTGAATTTGCCAGTATGAATGGTGGTTATATAATCCATCGGGAAAGGATATATAGGGAGGGGGAGGTTATCCCCGTGGAATACGGATCTGTTGCAATGCAGTTTTATCCCCAAATCGACGATAGTTTTACCATTAATTTTCGTGCCGAAAATTCAACTGGCATATCACAAACGACCAGTGAATCGATAATAATGTTTAAGAAGCCGACTGTAGCTGTTAAGGGTGAGAAACACAATATAAGTTGTGGAGGTCTTAATGGTTGTGATTATGTAGTACGGATATACACCTGCTTTGCTGCCAATTGTTCCGAAGCTTATAATGGTGCAACGATACAGCAAGTAGAGGTTCGTATTTACAACAGAGAAGCTAGAAGGTGGGATACAATGCTGTTCAATTACAATGATGCAAAGGGAGGCGGTGTTGAACGCTATTTTGAGCTAGAAGAAGAGCCAAAGGAGAGTAAACTAAGATATCAAGACCAACCTTATCAAGTTAGGGTTATAGATTCTAATGGACAATGGAGTGAAAAGGCTACAGGAAATATCATACGAATTTAA